A genomic window from Triticum urartu cultivar G1812 chromosome 7, Tu2.1, whole genome shotgun sequence includes:
- the LOC125524729 gene encoding ATP synthase subunit a-like, whose translation MVESYMQQAELALPPAYDVTWFCNQFLGVDSFPSLRETFADLHFKGRESFTWNAGFVNFYNEIWRAEDSPPGSVVSASNQLFLETPLDQFVIYPIIDLHVGKFYFTFTILVLYMLLTVVLVVFLFFVVTEKGGGKSVPNAWQSLVELIYDFVLNLVNEQIGGLSGNVKQKFFPRISVTFTFLLFRNPQGMIPFSFTVTSHFLITLALSFSIFIGITIVGFQRHGLHFFSFLLPAGVPLPLAPFLVLLELITYCFRALSLGICLFANMMAGHSLVKILSGFAWTMLFLNNIFYFIGDLGPLFIVLALTGLELGVAISQAHVSTISICIYLNDATNLHQNESFHN comes from the coding sequence ATGGTAGAGTCATACATGCAGCAGGCAGAATTGGCTTTGCCACCTGCATACGATGTTACCTGGTTTTGTAACCAGTTTCTGGGCGTGGATTCTTTCCCGTCTCTAAGGGAGACTTTCGCAGATTTACATTTCAAGGGGCGCGAAAGCTTCACTTGGAACGCGGGCTTTGTTAATTTTTATAACGAAATATGGAGGGCCGAAGACTCCCCGCCAGGTAGCGTTGTAAGTGCTTCGAATCAGCTTTTTTTGGAAACCCCATTGGATCAATTTGTCATTTACCCAATAATTGATCTTCATGTGGGCAAATTTTATTTTACATTTACAATTTTAGTCTTGTATATGCTGCTCACTGTCGTTTTGGTCGTTTTTCTGTTTTTTGTTGTTACGGAAAAGGGAGGTGGAAAGTCAGTGCCAAATGCATGGCAATCCTTGGTCGAGCTTATTTATGATTTCGTGCTGAACCTGGTAAACGAACAAATAGGTGGTCTTTCTGGAAATGTGAAACAAAAGTTTTTCCCTCGCATCTCGGTCACTTTTACTTTTTTGTTATTTCGTAATCCCCAGGGTATGATACCCTTTAGCTTCACAGTGACAAGTCATTTTCTCATTACTTTGGCTctttcattttccatttttatagGCATTACGATCGTTGGATTTCAAAGACATGGGCTTCATTTTTTTAGCTTCTTATTACCTGCGGGAGTCCCACTGCCGTTAGCACCTTTCTTAGTACTCCTTGAGCTAATCACTTATTGTTTTCGTGCATTAAGCTTAGGAATATGTTTATTTGCTAATATGATGGCCGGTCATAGTTTAGTAAAGATTTTAAGTGGGTTTGCTTGGACTATGCTATTTCTGAATAATATTTTCTATTTCATAGGAGATCTTGGTCCCTTATTTATAGTTCTAGCATTAACCGGTCTGGAATTAGGTGTAGCTATCTCACAAGCTCATGTTTCTACGATCTCAATTTGTATTTACTTGAATGATGCTACAAATCTCCATCAAAATGAGTCATTTCATAATTGA